Genomic segment of Novipirellula artificiosorum:
TATGGTCGGTCCCACACAGACACGCATTGGTCGGATCACAATCAATCCATCCAAGCAGCGGGCCACCATAAACACTCAGCCAAGCATGCGATTCATCTGCACCGACCATCCTCGGCTTTCCCTCCGGTGGAATCGTTCGTAAGTAACCACTGACGTAACGTGCCGGCAAGCCAATCGATCGCAAACAAGCGATCTGAACGTGTGCAAAATCTTGGCAAACCCCTGCTCGAAGTCGGAATGCGTTGATGGTAGGAGTATGAACATCGGTGGCAGTCGTGTCATAACGAAAGTCTTTGTGAATTCGCTTCGTCAAATCCAAGGCAGCCTCCAGGATTGCACGATCGCCTTGAAAAGACTCAATCGCATAATCGGAAAAAATCTTGTCCGTCATCACTCGAGGCGAATCGAATAAAAACTCATACGCCAGCCGATCCGGGAGACGAGCGATATCGCGAGCTTCGTTTCGAACTTGTGTCCAAGGAATCGCGGTAGCGGCCAAATCATCAAGCGAACGGTACTTTGGCGGCTCCACGGTGACATCGCTGTTGGCGACCGCGGTCAGTTCTTTGTGCAGCGTTTCAATGGCAAAGGAATACACCCGATTGCCAAAATAGTCCACGTGCTCGGTAACCGTTTCGGGTACGGGAGTAATGGAAATGGTTGATTCGTGACAGGTGATTCCACTACGTGTTTGCGGTTGCATCCGCAATTGGTTCTGACAAATCGCCACTGGCTCGCTGTAGCGGTACTCCGTGCAATGCTCGATGCGATATCGAAGGGACGCGACAGACACGTTTTAGCTTAACTCCGTTGGGATGACTCCGGTCAACGCTTGCGTCGTACCGGTGTGAATCAGATAACGCGCAGCGATCGCGTCCGACAAACTTGGCAGGCCTTCAATCAGTCGCCTCAGCAGAAGTTGCAGGTTCGATCGTTTTTCGGTTCGATCGATCTCACTCAAGGGCGTCGGGTCGGCCACTCGCAACTGGTGCAACAATTCACTTGCCAGCTTTTCGTCGCTACCAAGACCAATGATCTTTGAATCGGTGGGCAATTGAGTAATCAAGTCAACGATCTCTTGCAATTGGAAGCGAAGCGACCGAGGATTGGTTTCATCGGTCACGAGCAAATCGATCGTGGGCGCGGGACGTACGAGATTCAAGTACCTCGATCGATACGTCATCAAGCTGTCAAGCGCCTCGAGCACCCCTTCGCATAACGTGGTTTCGCTGTGGACGGGCTGTACCAACGTTGCGTCGAGTAGTTCCGCGGTCTGGTCCGCTCGTTCGATCCGACGGCCGAGTTGCAAGAACCGCCAACCGTGTGTTCGTGTCATGCTTTCGTTTGCGACCCCAGAGAAAGCCAATAAATCGGTGATCAACCGGTTCAATCGTTCAATCACCCGGCCCATGTTCTCATCGGGGTGAATCGATGATTCACTCGTGTCGGTTCCAATTCGCTGGATGATGCGATACGCATCGATCGAAAGACGATCGCGAACCGATCGGGCGTTGGTCACGATCGATCGGATCGTCGACTGCAAGCCTCGCGGTTGTTTGAGATCGTTTACGGAATCGGGCAACATGTCTTCAATGCTCGGCAAATTGCCATCAAGGCCCGCAACGGCATAATCCGGTTCGATTTGCCCAACGGCTGCGAGCGCTGCAAGCAAGCGTGGAAGTTCGGGCAGATCACGAATCTCGCTTTCGCCCGAAATCCGCACGATTGTCGCTCGCAACAAGCGTGTGATCGCTTCGGCTCGTTCTGCATAACGGCCGAGCCAAAACAGATGCTCGGCCACCCGACTTGGCAATTCATCGCCACTTCGCTTGAGAGCGATCGTGGCACTCGGAGATGGCAGCAACGTCGTTTCCGAATCAATCGGCTGGCTGCTGGAAACCCAACAATCCATCGTCAAGTGACCGCTGACCGTTGAGAGTTCAAGTTCTCGCTCAAGTGGACTCAGCCGAGCGAGTGCGCCTGGCAAGACCTCGACCGCCTCGTTCGTCTGCAACTGAAAACAACGCAGCGCAACGTGCCATGGCTTCAGTTGTTCATTTGACCAAACGGGTGTGGTGCTATGCTCCAATTTTTGCTGCGCGACATACTCCTGTGGTCTTGCCTTGATCGCGGCAACCAATTCGTCTTTCGCAGCTTGAGAAAGCAACGATGGCGAAACGGGGGGCGCCCCGGACACGGCAAACGCGGGGCGAATGACCAGTGTCTCCAGATGCTGGAGAACAAAATCAAACTCTTTTTTGCCACCACACCAATAGGTCGCCACATTTGGCAATTGCAGCGGTTGACTGAACAAGAAACGACTGGCGGCTGGCAGGAACGGCAACAAGGCTGGCGTCTGTGCCATCACGCTGCCAAGGGAATTGACCACCGCAACATGGGATTCGCGAATTGCTCGGAGCAGCCCCGTGACACCTTCGTTCGAGTCCGGCTCGAGTTCTAGCGGGTCACATTTTCGATCCGAAACGTGACGCCACAACACTTCGATGGGAAGCAGTCCCCCGAGAGTCTTCAGGTTCAGTTGTCCACCTCGCACGGCAAGATCGGTGCTCTCGACCAACGTGACACCCAAGTACCGAGCCAAATACGCATCCTCGAAATCACGATAGCTGTCGTGTCCGGGGGTCAGCAGTGCAACACGAGGGTTTTCACGCATTCGCGGCGCGAGGGAGCGCAAATGCCGCCGCAGAGAGTCAAAAAAAGCCGCCAATCGCCGTGTATTGCATTGGCGGACCAATTGAGGAAACACGCGAGAGGTGACAATCCGGTTCTCTAACAAGTACCCCAACCCACTCGGTGCGCGAGTGCGATCGCTTGTCACCCACCACGAACCATCCGTCGCACGAGCCAAGTCGGTCGCCGTAATGTGAAGTCGCTTGCCCGACGTGCTGGGTAGCTTGTGATAGGCACGCTGGAAAAACGGATTCGCCCACAGCACTTCCGCTGGAATGATCTTCTCTTTGATCAAACGCTGGTCACCCAGCAGATCATCAAGGACCGCTTCGAGCAGCAGCGTACGCTGGGCCAACCCCGTTTCAAGTTTCGCCCACGACTGCGAATCAATGACGAGCGGAATGGCCGACAACCGCCACGGACGAACCAACCGCCCCTCATCGGAGTCGACATTGAACGTCGTGCCGTTCTCGTACACTAACTGTTCAATGGTCGAGGCTCGTTCGCAGATGCCTTCCGGGCCAAGGGATTCGAGATAATCTGCGATCGGGCGCCAATGCGGACGGACTTGTCCATCGGACGACTTGCATTCATCGAACCGAGCCGGCGTCGCAGCATAATCGCCAAACGAACAGGATGTACGGACCGATGTTGTCAAAGCCGTTGACCTAAAACAAAGACACGAAGAGAAAGCCAGCGAATGCAAGCATCCATTCTAGCTGCAATAACCGCCGACTTGAAGCGGCACCGTTACAAGAAGGCTTTGCAGCCTTGGCCTCAGCCGGTTCCCATTCCGTTCGGCAGTCACCCCAAGGCTGGATTCCTTCGTTAAAACTGAAATCGCCTCAAATCGAGCGTGACAGGGTAGTCGCAGCGGCCCAACAAGGCCGGCATTTGGGGCACATCGATCGTGCCGCCGGTCATCGTCCACGATTCAAACTGCACCGCACGGCGAGATTCCGCCTCACTGGCGTTGATTGGGAACACTTCGTGACTTCGACCTGCCGGATGGACGGCATGGTAACGACATCCGCCAAGGGAGCGACGATTTCTCATGTCCACCAGGTCGAATTCCAAGGGAGTATGAATTCCAATCGTCGGATGCAAACAGCGGGGCGGTTGCCAGGCACGGTACTTGACGCCTGCCACATATTGGTTCTGCTCGGAAGTCGGATGCAACGGAACTCGAACGCCATTGCATGTCAATGCATAGCGAGTCAAGTCGATGCCGCTCACGAGCACCTCGATTCGCTCAAGCGACGAATCGACATAGCGCGCCGTCCCACTGCTACCCGATTCTTCACCCATGACGTACCACGGTTCGATGGCGCTGCGCAGTTGCAACTGAATGTCTTGGTAGTTGACCTCGCCAATTTTCGGAAATCGGAACTCGAACTGCGGAGCGTACCATTCCGCTTTCAGACCGGCACCACTGCGATTCAGCTGTTCGATCAAGTCGCCAAGATCCTGCCAAACGAAATGCGGTAGCATGAATCGGTCATACAACGTTGTCTGCCAGCGGACCAGCGGATCGACACACGGCGACTGCCAAAACGAAGCAATGGCAGCACGAATCAACAATTGCTGAGCCAGATTCATTCGCGGATTGGGTGGCATTTCGAAACCACGAAGCTCGACCAACCCCAGTCGTCCGGTCGAAGAATCGGGAGAATACAGTTTGTCGATGCAAATTTCCGTGCGGTGGGTGTTTCCGGTCAAATCGACCAGCAAATCACGAAACAATCGGTCCACTAACCAAGGCGGTTGGTGAGAACCGAGATGATCGAGCTGGCGGAGCGCAATCTCCATCTCATAGATCGCATCGACTCGCGCTTCATCCATCCTTGGCGCCTGACTGGTCGGACCTATGAACCGGCCACTAAACAGGTAGGACATCGCCGGATGATTGTTCCAAAAACGAATCATACTGGCAAGCAAATCAGGTCGTCGTATGAAGGGGCTGTCGGCTGGTTTGGCACCGCCAAGGACGATGTGGCTACCGCCCCCCGTGCCGGTATGACGGCCGTCAATGTCAAACTTCTCTGCTCCCAACCGGCTCAAACGGGCCTCGGCATAGAGCGTTTCAATCTGCTCGACCAGCGACTCCCACGAATCCGTCGGATGCGTGTTGACTTCGATCACGCCTGGGTCGGGGGTGACTTTGAAGTGCTCGATCCGATCATCCGGGGGTGGCAAATAACCCTCCAAGATCACCGGCATGTTCAATTTTTCACACGTCTGTTCGACCGTGGCAACCAGATCGAGGTAATCTTCAAGTCGCTGTGTCGGTGGCATGAAGACATGGATTCTGCCGTACCGGCACTCGACGCAGAGTGCGGTGTTCACGACGTCGTCGCTGGTGGGAATCTCTTCGCTGATTTCCTCATCGAGCACTTGCTCGTTGATGGCGGGGCCCAGCGAAGAGTCTTGCGAGTCGCGTCCAGGCGGGAGGGCTTCGTTTCCTTTCGGCAACGGTGGCAGTGGCGGTCGCTGCGCAAAGGGATCTGCCGGAGTTGAGTAAAAAGCCCCCGTCGTGCTCGTGCCTGAAGGCAAAGTGGAAATCGGCAACCGCAGCCCAATCGGAGAGTCGCCAGGAATCAAATACAGCTTCTCGCTTCGGACGGGCCAACGCCCACTCATCCACCCGGGGCGAGCTTGCCACCAAGCGCGACGTAGGGGCAACACGAATCCAATCGGCTTGCTCAGCCCATGCGTGAACGTGCGCATCATCATTGAACGTTCGTTGGGATCATCGAGTTTGGGATCGGTCGGATCCACATCGATTGGCAGCCGATTTTCACTCCACAAATAGTGGAAAACATCCTCATAAACGGGGAACGTCATCTTCGCGTTGATGTTCAGCTCCGTCGCCAAATGCCGCACAAAACGATTGGCGTCTTCATGCGTGAAGCCGTAGTCGGTCCCTTCGTCAGCAATGTAGCTTGGATCGTTCCAAATGGGCTCCCCGTCGCGCCGCCACATGCACGTTAGCGCCCAGCGTGGCAGCGATTCACCGGGATACCATTTGCCTTGCCCGTAGTGCAGTAAGCCACCTGGAGCGAACTTGTCACGCAAGCGAAGCAGCAGCACATTGCTTAGTACACGTTTCTCTTCGCCGACCGCTTCGGTGTTCCACTGCGGATCGTCCATGTTGTCGATCGAAATGAACGTCGGCTCGCCCCCTGTGGTCAAGCGAACATCGCTTTCCTGCAAACGCGAGTCGATCTGGCGACCGACCTTCATGATTTCTTTCCATTGATCCTCTGAGTAAGGTTTCGTCACTCGCGGGTCTTCATGAACCCGAGTCACCTGCATCTCATGACCAAATTCAACATCGCACGCTTCGTGTCCGCCGGTGATCGGCGCCGCACCATCGTAGGAGGGGGTACAGGCGAGCGGAATGTGACCTTCACCAGCGAACAATCCGCTGGTCGGGTCCAAGCCAACCCATCCCGCGCCTGGCAAGAAGACCTCAGTCCAAGCGTGCAGGTCACAAAAATCCTCAGTCGGCCCTGCTGGTCCTTCGATCGGTTTTTCATCAGCCGTCAATTGAATCAGGTACCCCGAAACGAATCGAGCTGCTAAGCCGATTTGGCGTAATGTTTGCACCAACAACCACGCCGAATCACGACACGAACCGCTGCCGAGCGCCAGGGTTTCTTCGGGTGTTTGAACCCCTGGTTCGAGCCGCACCAGGTACTTCACGCGTTGCTGCGTCAATCGATTGATGTCGACGAGAAAATCATTGATGCTGCCCGACGGTTTCGGAAGCGATTTGACCCACTTGGCGAATTGGCCACCGGGCGAATCACAAGCGAGGTAGGGTGACAGCTGAAGCTTGAGGTCGTCTTTGTAATCGAACGGCCATTTTTCCGCATAGGATTCGACGAAGAAATCAAACGGATTGATGACCGTCATTTCTGCGGTCAGATCGACGGTGACGGAAAACTCCGTCGCCAATTCATTGAAGACGTAACGGGCAATCGGGTTGCCGAACGGGTCTTGTTGCCAATTGACGAAATGATCCGCGGGGACAACCTTCAAGTTGTACGCATTGATTTTCGTGCGACCATGGTAGGCAGGTCGCAAGCGAATGAGTTGGGGACCGAGAGTAATCGGCCGCGAATATCGGTACGAGGTTTGATGATGAAGCGAAACGCGAATGGTCATGTAGCGTTGATTTGGTTGAAGTAGTCTTGATTGAGCGAGGCACCAATTGCGTTGAGCTCGATCTGCAGTTGATCAATGAATTGGTGCATTCCACCGGCAAGCACTTCCTTGACGTTGGTTCTTGAAAATCGGTGTTTGAGCGCCGCGATTTGCTTCTTCGCTTCGTTCGATGCGTCATCACGGTCGACGACGCTGATTTCATGCAGCGACCAATCGGCGCCGGCGACACACGAACGGATCGACCGTGGAAAGGTCCGATGAAACAGAAAGAATTCTACGACCTTTTCCAACTCGACCAAGTGGTGTTCGCGACGGTAGGTCTCAAATCCGCTGATCGCTAGCAATAAGGACGACCATTGTAAGTCGTCAATTGCCGTTCCGACATCTTCGAGCCGCGGTAGCAAATTAAAATACTTGACATCCAAGATCCGTGATGTTTTGTCCGCGCGTTCGAGCAATCGGCCGAGGTTGGCGAAATGCCATGCTTTGTCATGTGCCATGGTGCTGTCGAGCGTGCCTGCCCACATGATGGCATGCCGCCGCACGTTGTCAAAAAACTCAGCCGTCGGGTCGGTCAACTGCGCCGCGGTCGCACTTTCGACAAAGTGGTAGAACTCGTTGAGTTGCTCATAGGATTCCGAGGACATTGTTTCGCGAACCGACTTGGCGTTTTCGCGAGCCGCTCGGAGACACGTCAACATCGAGCTGTGGTATTCCAGGTCAAACGCCAGAAAGCGGACGACGTTCTGTGCGTTCGGCGGACCATATTTCTCATGAAACCACTTCGTGTCGCCGGTCACCAAGACAAGCGGTTCCCAGGGGTCCACCAAGCTCTCCGGTTGGTCCAGGATCAGGTGAAGCGTCACCTCCAAGAAACGAGCGTGATTTTCGGCTCGTTCAACCTGGCGGCTCATCCAATAAATCGATTCGGCAACTCGGGAAAGCATTGTGATCAATATGCAGGAAAGGGGGAGAAGAAGCGTGTCAGCGAAGCGTGGCTTATCAAGGGTCAACCGCAACCGATTGCCCAGCCTCGGCAACCACCCAGGTGTCTTTGCTGCCGCCACCTTGCGAGGAGTTGACAACAAGCGACCCTTTGCGAAGCGCAACACGCGTCAGACCGCCGGGCATGACCCAGACATCATCCGGCCCGCTACACAAAATGTAGGGTCGCAGATCGACATGCCGTCCTTCCAACGCATTATTCGCGAGCGTTGGCACCCGCGAAAGCTGGAGCGTCGGTTGAGCGACGTAGTTACGAGGGTTTTCGCGGATCTTTTCTGCAAACTCGGCGCGTTGGTCTGCGGTTGCGTGGGGTCCGATCAAAATCCCATAACCACCCGATTCTCCGGCAGCCTTGACCACCAATTCATCGAGGTGAGCCAGCACGAACCGACGATCCTCTTCTCGCTGACAGACGTACGTTGGCACGTTGGCGAGGATCGGTTGCTCATTCAAGTAATATTTGATCATCGCGGGAACAAATGCGTAGATGACTTTGTCATCCGCGATACCGGTTCCCGGGGCATTGGCCAACGCGACATTTCCGGCCCGATAAGCTCGCATCAGCCCCGCGACGCCCAATGCAGAGTCCTTGCGGAACACTTCGGGGTCAAGAAACGTGTCATCCACTCGCCGGTAGATCACATCCACTTGCTGCAATCCATCGATCGTTCGCATGTAGACAAACTCATTTTGAACGACCAAGTCGCGACCTTCGACAAGCTCGACCCCCATCTGCTGAGCCAAAAACGAATGTTCGTAGTAGGCACTATTGAACACACCCGGGGTTAAGACAGCGACCGTCGGATCGCGAACCTCTGGCGGAGCCATCGATCGCAGCATGCCGTACAATCGAGAGGGATAGTCGCTGACGGGTCGGACACGCGATGCGCTGAACACCTGAGGAAAGTTGCGTTTCATGACATGCCGGTTCTGAAGCACGTACGACACGCCCGAAGGGCATCGCAGGTTGTCCTCCAATACGTACACGGCTCCCGTATCATCGCGGACCATGTCGGTTCCGGTGATGTGGCACCAAACGTTCCGCGGTGGTTTCAATCCAACACACTGGGGCAAAAATGCTGGGCAAGACTCGATCAATTCGCGTGGGATGACCCCATCGTTCACGATCGATTGGTCACTATACACATCAGAGAGGAATCGGTTTAGCGCCCGGATTCTTTGCCGTAAACCCGCTTCGATGTGTTGCCAAAGCATCGCGGAAACGATGCGTGGGATCACGTCGAACGGCATGATTTTTTCCGTCCCAGCGTTATCGCTGTAGACGGTGAACGTAATGCCCATTTGGTACAACGATCGTTCAATCGCCCCTTGGCGTCGGAGCAGTTCTTCGGGCGGCAACCGATTGATCAACTCGACCAGCAATTCCGCGTCGGGACGAGCGATCGTCGATTCGTCGACCAATTCGTCAAAGAACCCCTCTGTCTGATAGTGACCCAGTTTTGGTGCAATGACCGATTGAGACTGCGATTGGCTAGCCATAGTGCGTTTGACGAACGTGGTTGAAGAATGCCTGTTTGTATCGCGATGAACCGCGACTTGATCGTCCGGAGAATACACAAACGACCTCTCACCCGTTGGGTGGTACCAGTCCGCCAGATCTGGATAGAGAAAAGTCTACAAGAGAAGACGCAAGAAGATAGAGTCCAGGACCGGAATGGCGAGCAATCGTCAAGCTGGACGATGCGAAGGAGCCGACTCCCCGAGTTCGGTAAGGGG
This window contains:
- a CDS encoding alpha-E domain-containing protein, with product MLSRVAESIYWMSRQVERAENHARFLEVTLHLILDQPESLVDPWEPLVLVTGDTKWFHEKYGPPNAQNVVRFLAFDLEYHSSMLTCLRAARENAKSVRETMSSESYEQLNEFYHFVESATAAQLTDPTAEFFDNVRRHAIMWAGTLDSTMAHDKAWHFANLGRLLERADKTSRILDVKYFNLLPRLEDVGTAIDDLQWSSLLLAISGFETYRREHHLVELEKVVEFFLFHRTFPRSIRSCVAGADWSLHEISVVDRDDASNEAKKQIAALKHRFSRTNVKEVLAGGMHQFIDQLQIELNAIGASLNQDYFNQINAT
- a CDS encoding circularly permuted type 2 ATP-grasp protein, producing the protein MASQSQSQSVIAPKLGHYQTEGFFDELVDESTIARPDAELLVELINRLPPEELLRRQGAIERSLYQMGITFTVYSDNAGTEKIMPFDVIPRIVSAMLWQHIEAGLRQRIRALNRFLSDVYSDQSIVNDGVIPRELIESCPAFLPQCVGLKPPRNVWCHITGTDMVRDDTGAVYVLEDNLRCPSGVSYVLQNRHVMKRNFPQVFSASRVRPVSDYPSRLYGMLRSMAPPEVRDPTVAVLTPGVFNSAYYEHSFLAQQMGVELVEGRDLVVQNEFVYMRTIDGLQQVDVIYRRVDDTFLDPEVFRKDSALGVAGLMRAYRAGNVALANAPGTGIADDKVIYAFVPAMIKYYLNEQPILANVPTYVCQREEDRRFVLAHLDELVVKAAGESGGYGILIGPHATADQRAEFAEKIRENPRNYVAQPTLQLSRVPTLANNALEGRHVDLRPYILCSGPDDVWVMPGGLTRVALRKGSLVVNSSQGGGSKDTWVVAEAGQSVAVDP
- a CDS encoding circularly permuted type 2 ATP-grasp protein, encoding MTTSVRTSCSFGDYAATPARFDECKSSDGQVRPHWRPIADYLESLGPEGICERASTIEQLVYENGTTFNVDSDEGRLVRPWRLSAIPLVIDSQSWAKLETGLAQRTLLLEAVLDDLLGDQRLIKEKIIPAEVLWANPFFQRAYHKLPSTSGKRLHITATDLARATDGSWWVTSDRTRAPSGLGYLLENRIVTSRVFPQLVRQCNTRRLAAFFDSLRRHLRSLAPRMRENPRVALLTPGHDSYRDFEDAYLARYLGVTLVESTDLAVRGGQLNLKTLGGLLPIEVLWRHVSDRKCDPLELEPDSNEGVTGLLRAIRESHVAVVNSLGSVMAQTPALLPFLPAASRFLFSQPLQLPNVATYWCGGKKEFDFVLQHLETLVIRPAFAVSGAPPVSPSLLSQAAKDELVAAIKARPQEYVAQQKLEHSTTPVWSNEQLKPWHVALRCFQLQTNEAVEVLPGALARLSPLERELELSTVSGHLTMDCWVSSSQPIDSETTLLPSPSATIALKRSGDELPSRVAEHLFWLGRYAERAEAITRLLRATIVRISGESEIRDLPELPRLLAALAAVGQIEPDYAVAGLDGNLPSIEDMLPDSVNDLKQPRGLQSTIRSIVTNARSVRDRLSIDAYRIIQRIGTDTSESSIHPDENMGRVIERLNRLITDLLAFSGVANESMTRTHGWRFLQLGRRIERADQTAELLDATLVQPVHSETTLCEGVLEALDSLMTYRSRYLNLVRPAPTIDLLVTDETNPRSLRFQLQEIVDLITQLPTDSKIIGLGSDEKLASELLHQLRVADPTPLSEIDRTEKRSNLQLLLRRLIEGLPSLSDAIAARYLIHTGTTQALTGVIPTELS
- a CDS encoding transglutaminase family protein — protein: MTIRVSLHHQTSYRYSRPITLGPQLIRLRPAYHGRTKINAYNLKVVPADHFVNWQQDPFGNPIARYVFNELATEFSVTVDLTAEMTVINPFDFFVESYAEKWPFDYKDDLKLQLSPYLACDSPGGQFAKWVKSLPKPSGSINDFLVDINRLTQQRVKYLVRLEPGVQTPEETLALGSGSCRDSAWLLVQTLRQIGLAARFVSGYLIQLTADEKPIEGPAGPTEDFCDLHAWTEVFLPGAGWVGLDPTSGLFAGEGHIPLACTPSYDGAAPITGGHEACDVEFGHEMQVTRVHEDPRVTKPYSEDQWKEIMKVGRQIDSRLQESDVRLTTGGEPTFISIDNMDDPQWNTEAVGEEKRVLSNVLLLRLRDKFAPGGLLHYGQGKWYPGESLPRWALTCMWRRDGEPIWNDPSYIADEGTDYGFTHEDANRFVRHLATELNINAKMTFPVYEDVFHYLWSENRLPIDVDPTDPKLDDPNERSMMMRTFTHGLSKPIGFVLPLRRAWWQARPGWMSGRWPVRSEKLYLIPGDSPIGLRLPISTLPSGTSTTGAFYSTPADPFAQRPPLPPLPKGNEALPPGRDSQDSSLGPAINEQVLDEEISEEIPTSDDVVNTALCVECRYGRIHVFMPPTQRLEDYLDLVATVEQTCEKLNMPVILEGYLPPPDDRIEHFKVTPDPGVIEVNTHPTDSWESLVEQIETLYAEARLSRLGAEKFDIDGRHTGTGGGSHIVLGGAKPADSPFIRRPDLLASMIRFWNNHPAMSYLFSGRFIGPTSQAPRMDEARVDAIYEMEIALRQLDHLGSHQPPWLVDRLFRDLLVDLTGNTHRTEICIDKLYSPDSSTGRLGLVELRGFEMPPNPRMNLAQQLLIRAAIASFWQSPCVDPLVRWQTTLYDRFMLPHFVWQDLGDLIEQLNRSGAGLKAEWYAPQFEFRFPKIGEVNYQDIQLQLRSAIEPWYVMGEESGSSGTARYVDSSLERIEVLVSGIDLTRYALTCNGVRVPLHPTSEQNQYVAGVKYRAWQPPRCLHPTIGIHTPLEFDLVDMRNRRSLGGCRYHAVHPAGRSHEVFPINASEAESRRAVQFESWTMTGGTIDVPQMPALLGRCDYPVTLDLRRFQF
- a CDS encoding transglutaminase family protein — its product is MSVASLRYRIEHCTEYRYSEPVAICQNQLRMQPQTRSGITCHESTISITPVPETVTEHVDYFGNRVYSFAIETLHKELTAVANSDVTVEPPKYRSLDDLAATAIPWTQVRNEARDIARLPDRLAYEFLFDSPRVMTDKIFSDYAIESFQGDRAILEAALDLTKRIHKDFRYDTTATDVHTPTINAFRLRAGVCQDFAHVQIACLRSIGLPARYVSGYLRTIPPEGKPRMVGADESHAWLSVYGGPLLGWIDCDPTNACLCGTDHIPICVGRDYGDVSPMRGVILGGGQTSLKVRVDVEPLLPATTTSNLS